One window of Quercus robur chromosome 5, dhQueRobu3.1, whole genome shotgun sequence genomic DNA carries:
- the LOC126726311 gene encoding uncharacterized protein LOC126726311 yields the protein MVSKICKRTPPTKCIKDCRILPRRHRRKTPENKNVAAASATVLASINKSIFTCHRRLIRLFSKLARIGTPNRHKGFKILKKIPQDESDFEPETENTVQRTLIFDSSNNRKNSILPPMILPKRTVFLDLDETLIHSKADPPPERFDFVVRPSIEGEFMNFYVLKRPGVDRLLAALSEKFEVVVFTAGLKEYASLVLDHLDPDCVISHRLYRDSCKEVDGKFVKDLSDLGRDLKRVVIVDDNPNATALQPENAIPIRPFTDDLGDRELGRLIEFFESSDCYEDMRDAVKQFMANGDEIL from the coding sequence ATGGTGTCCAAGATCTGCAAGAGGACCCCACCAACAAAGTGCATCAAAGACTGCCGGATCCTTCCCCGGCGGCACCGCCGTAAAACCCCTGAGAATAAGAATGTAGCGGCGGCATCTGCCACGGTTTTAGCATCCATCAACAAGTCTATATTCACGTGTCACCGCCGCCTCATCAGGCTCTTCTCCAAGTTAGCCCGCATCGGAACCCCGAATCGCCACAAGGGTTTCAAGATCCTCAAGAAAATCCCACAAGACGAATCCGATTTCGAACCCGAAACCGAAAACACAGTCCAAAGAACCCTCATTTTCGACAGCAGCAACAACAGGAAAAACAGCATTCTCCCACCGATGATCTTGCCTAAGAGAACGGTGTTTCTTGACTTAGACGAGACATTGATCCATTCCAAGGCGGACCCACCACCGGAACGTTTCGATTTCGTGGTGAGGCCGAGTATTGAGGGAGAATTCATGAATTTCTACGTGCTGAAACGGCCTGGTGTGGACCGATTATTGGCTGCATTGTCTGAGAAGTTCGAGGTAGTGGTGTTCACCGCAGGGCTTAAGGAGTATGCCTCTCTAGTCCTCGATCACCTTGACCCGGATTGCGTGATCTCTCACAGGCTCTACAGGGATTCTTGCAAGGAGGTTGATGGGAAGTTTGTGAAGGACTTGTCTGACTTGGGGAGGGATTTGAAGAGGGTGGTGATTGTGGATGATAACCCCAATGCCACCGCGCTTCAGCCCGAGAATGCAATTCCGATTAGACCCTTTACAGATGATCTTGGTGATCGGGAGTTGGGGAGGTTGATTGAGTTCTTTGAGAGTTCTGATTGCTATGAGGATATGAGGGATGCTGTGAAGCAGTTTATGGCTAATGGAGATGAAATACTTTGA